The following are encoded in a window of Arvicanthis niloticus isolate mArvNil1 chromosome 1, mArvNil1.pat.X, whole genome shotgun sequence genomic DNA:
- the Tex54 gene encoding testis-expressed protein 54 has protein sequence MGCCQDKDHRTSDEQAREEVTEEGRDGNEADNPGRRKQRSNESLLITVLWRRLSMFSRRGSSRSGKDNQMQDRKREGSHKEPEKG, from the exons ATGGGCTGCTGTCAGGACAAGGACCATCGGACCTCGGATGAGCAAGCAAGGGAGGAAGTAACAGAGGAAGGCAGGGACG GCAACGAAGCGGACAACCCAGGCCGCCGTAAACAAAGATCTAACGAAAGTCTTCTGATCACCGTGCTGTGGCGCAGGCTATCCATGTTCAGCCGTCGGGGGTCCTCACGGTCAGGCAAGGACAATCAGATGCAGGATCGCAAACGTGAGGGAAGCCACAAGGAACCAGAAAAGGGCTGA
- the Wdr74 gene encoding WD repeat-containing protein 74 isoform X1, which produces MAAISARWNHVWVGTETGILKGVNLQRRHAANFTPSGQPRREEAVNALCWGTGGETQQILVGCADRTVRHFNTEEGTFQSQRYCPGGEGTFRGLAQANGTLITCVDSGILRVWCENDKEASSDPLLELKVGPGVCRMRQDPTRTHVVATCGKENALKIWDLQGSEEPVFRAKNVRNDWLDLRVPIWDQDIQFLPGSQKLVTCTGYHQVRVYDPVSPQRRPVLETTYGEYPLTAMTLTSEGNSVIVGNTHGQLAEIDFRQGRLLGCLKGLAGSVRGLQCHPSKPLLASCGLDRVLRIHRICNPRGLEHKVYLKSQLNCLLLSGRDNWEDEPQEPQEPNLMPPEDTETDELWASLEAAAKRKLPTLDQTQDALQRRKKKKRPGSTSP; this is translated from the exons ATGGCGGCTATCTCGGCTCGCTGGAACCATGTGTGGGTCGGCACTGAGACTGGAATCCTGAAAG GGGTGAACCTTCAGCGGAGACATGCGGCAAATTTCACGCCTTCTGGACAGCCGCGGCGGGAGGAGGCAGTGAATGCTCTGTGCTGGGGCACCGGCGGCGAGACCCAG CAGATCTTGGTGGGCTGTGCGGACAGGACTGTGAGGCACTTTAATACCGAGGAGGGTACATTCCAGAGCCAGAGATACTGCCCAGGCGGGGAAGGCACGTTCCGAGGTCTCGCTCAGGCCAATGG CACCCTTATCACATGTGTAGATTCTGGGATCCTCAGAGTCTGGTGTGAAAATGACAAGGAGGCGTCCTCTGACCCA CTCTTGGAACTGAAGGTGGGTCCTGGGGTGTGTAGGATGCGCCAAGATCCCACACGCACACATGTGGTCGCCACATGTGGGAAAGAGAATGCTTTGAAAATATGGGACCTACAAGGGTCTGAGGAGCCTGTGTTCAGGGCCAAAAAT GTGCGGAATGATTGGCTTGATCTACGGGTTCCTATTTGGGACCAAGACATACAGTTCCTTCCTGGGTCACAGAAACTTGTCACATGCACAGGGTACCACCAG GTCCGTGTCTATGATCCAGTTTCCCCCCAGCGCCGGCCAGTCCTGGAGACCACCTATGGGGAGTACCCACTGACAGCCATGACCCTTACTTCTGAGGGCAA TTCTGTCATCGTAGGGAACACTCACGGGCAGCTGGCAGAAATTGATTTTCGGCAAG GGCGTCTACTGGGCTGTCTGAAGGGGCTTGCAGGCAGTGTACGTGGGCTGCAGTGTCACCCTTCAAAGCCCCTACTAGCCTCTTGTGGCTTGGACAGAGTCTTGAGGATACACAGGATCTGTAATCCACGAGGGCTAGAGCATAAG GTTTATCTCAAGTCTCAACTGAACTGCCTTCTCCTGTCAGGCCGGGATAACTGGGAG GATGAGCCCCAAGAACCTCAAGAGCCCAACCTGATGCCCccagaagacacagagacagatgaacTTTGGGCATCGTTGGAGGCAGCTGCCAAGCGGAAGCTCCCTACTTTGGACCAGACACAAGATGCTcttcaaagaaggaagaaaaagaagcgCCCTGGATCCACCAGTCCTTGA
- the Wdr74 gene encoding WD repeat-containing protein 74 isoform X2, with protein MAAISARWNHVWVGTETGILKGVNLQRRHAANFTPSGQPRREEAVNALCWGTGGETQILVGCADRTVRHFNTEEGTFQSQRYCPGGEGTFRGLAQANGTLITCVDSGILRVWCENDKEASSDPLLELKVGPGVCRMRQDPTRTHVVATCGKENALKIWDLQGSEEPVFRAKNVRNDWLDLRVPIWDQDIQFLPGSQKLVTCTGYHQVRVYDPVSPQRRPVLETTYGEYPLTAMTLTSEGNSVIVGNTHGQLAEIDFRQGRLLGCLKGLAGSVRGLQCHPSKPLLASCGLDRVLRIHRICNPRGLEHKVYLKSQLNCLLLSGRDNWEDEPQEPQEPNLMPPEDTETDELWASLEAAAKRKLPTLDQTQDALQRRKKKKRPGSTSP; from the exons ATGGCGGCTATCTCGGCTCGCTGGAACCATGTGTGGGTCGGCACTGAGACTGGAATCCTGAAAG GGGTGAACCTTCAGCGGAGACATGCGGCAAATTTCACGCCTTCTGGACAGCCGCGGCGGGAGGAGGCAGTGAATGCTCTGTGCTGGGGCACCGGCGGCGAGACCCAG ATCTTGGTGGGCTGTGCGGACAGGACTGTGAGGCACTTTAATACCGAGGAGGGTACATTCCAGAGCCAGAGATACTGCCCAGGCGGGGAAGGCACGTTCCGAGGTCTCGCTCAGGCCAATGG CACCCTTATCACATGTGTAGATTCTGGGATCCTCAGAGTCTGGTGTGAAAATGACAAGGAGGCGTCCTCTGACCCA CTCTTGGAACTGAAGGTGGGTCCTGGGGTGTGTAGGATGCGCCAAGATCCCACACGCACACATGTGGTCGCCACATGTGGGAAAGAGAATGCTTTGAAAATATGGGACCTACAAGGGTCTGAGGAGCCTGTGTTCAGGGCCAAAAAT GTGCGGAATGATTGGCTTGATCTACGGGTTCCTATTTGGGACCAAGACATACAGTTCCTTCCTGGGTCACAGAAACTTGTCACATGCACAGGGTACCACCAG GTCCGTGTCTATGATCCAGTTTCCCCCCAGCGCCGGCCAGTCCTGGAGACCACCTATGGGGAGTACCCACTGACAGCCATGACCCTTACTTCTGAGGGCAA TTCTGTCATCGTAGGGAACACTCACGGGCAGCTGGCAGAAATTGATTTTCGGCAAG GGCGTCTACTGGGCTGTCTGAAGGGGCTTGCAGGCAGTGTACGTGGGCTGCAGTGTCACCCTTCAAAGCCCCTACTAGCCTCTTGTGGCTTGGACAGAGTCTTGAGGATACACAGGATCTGTAATCCACGAGGGCTAGAGCATAAG GTTTATCTCAAGTCTCAACTGAACTGCCTTCTCCTGTCAGGCCGGGATAACTGGGAG GATGAGCCCCAAGAACCTCAAGAGCCCAACCTGATGCCCccagaagacacagagacagatgaacTTTGGGCATCGTTGGAGGCAGCTGCCAAGCGGAAGCTCCCTACTTTGGACCAGACACAAGATGCTcttcaaagaaggaagaaaaagaagcgCCCTGGATCCACCAGTCCTTGA